From one Magnolia sinica isolate HGM2019 chromosome 18, MsV1, whole genome shotgun sequence genomic stretch:
- the LOC131232275 gene encoding mitogen-activated protein kinase homolog MMK2 isoform X1 encodes MSAESSSASADGHIKGIPTHGGRYIQYNVYGNLFEVTKKYVPPIRPVGRGAYGIVCAAMNAETHEEVAIKKIGNAFDNRIDAKRTLREIKLLRHMDHENVIAIKDIIRPPQRQNFNDVYIVYELMDTDLHQIIRSNQPLTDDHCQYFLYQLLRGLKYVHSANVLHRDLKPSNLLLNANCDLRIGDFGLARTTSETDFMTEYVVTRWYRAPELLLNCSEYTAAIDIWSVGCILGEIMTREPLFPGKDYVHQLRLITELVGSPDDSSLGFLRSDNARRYVRQLPQYPKQQFSMRFPNKSPAVVDLLEKMLVFDPNKRITVDEALCHPYLQSLHDINDEPICPMPFNFDFEQPSFTEENIKELIWRESVKFNPDPAH; translated from the exons ATGTCTGCAGAATCGAGCTCTGCTTCAGCAGACGGTCATATCAAGGGAATTCCCACTCATGGAGGCCGATACATTCAGTACAATGTCTACGGGAATCTGTTCGAGGTCACGAAGAAGTACGTCCCGCCGATACGGCCCGTCGGGAGAGGGGCCTATGGCATTGTTTG TGCTGCGATGAATGCAGAGACTCATGAAGAGGTTGCAATTAAAAAGATCGGTAATGCATTTGATAATagaattgatgccaaaaggacaTTAAGAGAAATTAAGCTTCTCCGCCACATGGATCATGAAAAT GTCATTGCCATCAAGGACATCATACGACCTCCGCAGAGGCAGAACTTCAATGATGTATACATTGTTTACGAATTAATGGACACCGATCTTCATCAGATAATACGCTCTAACCAGCCATTGACTGATGACCATTGCCAG TATTTCCTGTATCAGTTATTACGAGGACTGAAGTATGTACACTCGGCAAATGTCTTGCACCGTGATCTTAAGCCCAGCAACTTGCTCCTAAATGCGAATTGCGACCTTAGGATAGGAGACTTTGGACTGGCAAGGACGACTTCCGAAACAGATTTTATGACTGAGTATGTCGTGACACGCTGGTACCGGGCCCCAGAGCTGCTTCTCAATTGTTCGGAGTACACTGCCGCAATCGATATTTGGTCGGTTGGTTGCATACTTGGTGAAATCATGACCCGCGAACCTCTATTTCCAGGCAAAGACTATGTTCATCAACTGAGACTTATCACAGAG CTTGTAGGTTCACCTGATGACTCAAGCCTTGGGTTTCTCCGAAGTGATAATGCCCGAAGATACGTAAGACAGTTGCCTCAGTACCCGAAGCAGCAATTTTCTATGAGATTCCCCAATAAGTCACCTGCAGTAGTTGATTTGCTGGAGAAAATGCTCGTGTTTGATCCCAACAAGCGCATTACAG TTGACGAGGCGCTATGTCACCCATATCTGCAATCTCTTCATGATATCAATGACGAGCCCATATGCCCGATGCCATTCAATTTTGATTTCGAGCAGCCATCATTCACTGAAGAAAACATCAAGGAGCTCATATGGAGAGAATCCGTGAAGTTCAATCCAGACCCAGCACACTAG